One region of Cucurbita pepo subsp. pepo cultivar mu-cu-16 chromosome LG03, ASM280686v2, whole genome shotgun sequence genomic DNA includes:
- the LOC111791376 gene encoding thyroid adenoma-associated protein homolog isoform X2 — protein sequence MSAKWRALQHRHRYTYSAIVFPHSYIDSLNSFQSQHQSSSKFFTELLELVSLNSVYAQVNHAKKVASAFSELLTNGDEDSVSRAARFYLEVLFCENSQPLHRTLVSTLAKSRKFQDSLGECFRNLCEEHSGMQQGGDKRFCVSRVALSVMGMPKLGYLVDVIRDCAILVSRDIVSSLDSVVKETNDLARPSPIVIEQCQEALSCLYYLLQRFPSKFLEDSSVMGMIVSTILSILKSLAFSRDCYVSAGVSFCASLQVCLNSEELGVLIFYGIFEQTNHISCLKYENEFRNAVAKVPYQANVCAEIQTFSMLSRLCLIRGILTAIPRPVLNIPFSMIEGDLNGHPGCPYSGNSVKTILYDAILPELCNYCENPTDSHFNFHSLTVLQICLQQIKTSLVSNLTDTSCSYDPLPEEMGSRILRIMWTNLEDPLSQTVKQVHLIFDLFLEIQSSLCWSEGSEKTKSYLRKIAFDLLHLGSRCKGRYVPLASLTKRLGAKALLDMSPSLLSDTVQAYIDDDVCCAATSFLKCFLEHLRDECWSSDGIEGGYALYRGRCLPPVLRGLGSGISKLRSNLNTYALPVLFEIDIDSIFPMLAFISVWPSACDNGVLYPGNNEGSMELRVEQKVAIFISLFKVSRSLALIEGDIDWLEKRSLEQRFSHEIEYFGCHALVFIKGVKVEILVEWLVLALTHVDESLRVDAAEFIFLNPKTSSLPSHLELTLLKKAIPLNMRCSSTAFQMKWTSLFRKFFSRVRTALERQFKQGSWIPRASSNRENYLSNGNEQTIAGRADDLFRFMKWLSCFLFFSCYPSAPYRRKIMAMDLFLVMLNVWSVVPSKEKSCDTLLLPYNEGITLPDSVLLLVGSIIDSWDSLRESSFRILLHFPTPLPGISSEHMVGEVITWAKKLVCSSRVRESDAGALTLRLVFRKYVLDLGWIVRASGDVVCLDSDSVHKLPNVGAEIFRSNHPVAEYLKSLIDWLNISVTEGERNLAEGCKNSFVHGVLLALRYTFEELDWSSDIVLSSLSEIRSLLEKLLELVMRITSLALGVVSADAWYLPEDMDDMDDDDAFLLDVPDEADASTSLSELEDNKEKTTVNSRTSEQIVMVGCWLAMKEVSLLLGTITRKVPLPAASDSVESDPNASIILKHDEVLDLRQLKVIGDHFLEVLLKMKHNGAIDKTRAGFTALCNRLLCSNDQRLCKLTESWMDQLMERMAANGQTVDDLLRRSAGIPAAFIALFLAEPEGSPKKLLPRALKWLIDVAERLLQNPIDSDCKNRNFSELPSAELGQDTESVLPHETYASEKTSKIRDEGVIPTVHAFNVLRASFNDANLATDTSGFSAQAIIVSIRAFSSSYWEVRNSACLAYTALVRRMVGFLNVHKRESARRALTGLEFFHRYPALHRFLLDELKVATDSLDDGRSGNAESNLAKVVHPSLCPVLILLSRLKPSTIVSEAGDDLDPFLFMPFIRKCSSQSNLRIRVLASRALTGLVSNENLPSVILNIASGLPVDDNTIMAPELSTVLDVTATTQRSSYNKIHGILLQLISLLDTNCRNLADISKKIQILNDLVEVLGHCSWMAKRRHCSCPILGTSFLRVLGHMLSIVRTCPRSKSLYIIRNLLLDLSTECLDMETYHKLSFYDPTLAELRQQAAICYFNCVLQPFDEEDYAAIQKSQRSESDEDVPATLINYPFRQLQERLIRSLQDPCYEVRLSTLKWLFKFLKSTEYSDGFNDLSSHEIRTVDQWTKTNLQALLTELLSLEKNYRCLYYILKNLFAWNMSQFQKFGNVECTEEVVYIGKMDCGSVLQFWDKLISLYKHTKHAKTRETTLRCMGTCIKRCAVLYSASIVSDAMMGESPKDRTSNNLEEFQSCITLFTDLIRQHSAASEPVNMRTAAADSIIASGLLEQAEIFGDYMFDNQIPQETSNSHFEQRDYVNMYAHQILNIWSTCIMLLEDEDDEIRKSLAADVQKCFSSERTTTSSDARTQVEQVIGSSFEYLSSIFGHWVRYFDYLANWVLNTANYAASPADPVRRVFDKEIDNHHEEKLLISQTCCLHLEKLSRSKLVALWDTQWFINYLVGLRKRFFHQLIKFSNDHMSKHGGFDWIGGAGNHKDAFLPLYGNLLGFYSISNCMINGKTQIITKPLDTEVVEIGKIINPFLRNPLISNLYLLVIRIHKEAIDVNRDHKIPELEHEGIWEGFDPYFLLR from the exons ATGTCTGCTAAATGGCGAGCTCTGCAGCATCGTCACCGCTATACTTACAGTGCAATTGTTTTCCCTCACTCATATATCGATTCTCTCAATTCCTTCCAATCCCAACACCAATCCTCTTCAAAATTCTTCACTGAATTACTCGAACTTGTATCCTTGAACTCCGTTTACGCTCAAGTAAACCACGCCAAGAAAGTCGCTTCCGCATTCTCCGAGTTATTAACCAATGGAGACGAGGATTCGGTGTCCAGAGCTGCGCGGTTTTACTTGGAGGTTTTGTTCTGTGAGAATTCCCAGCCTTTGCATCGAACCCTTGTCTCCACTTTGGCCAAAAGCCGTAAATTCCAGGATTCATTGGGCGAATGTTTCAGGAATCTCTGCGAGGAGCATAGTGGTATGCAACAAGGTGGAGATAAGCGGTTCTGTGTGTCGAGGGTGGCTTTATCGGTAATGGGAATGCCCAAATTGGGATATTTAGTGGATGTTATTAGAGATTGCGCCATTTTGGTTTCTCGGGATATTGTTTCTAGCTTGGACTCTGTGGTTAAGGAAACCAATGATTTGGCTAGGCCTTCTCCAATCGTCATTGAACAGTGTCAAGAGGCTTTGTCTTGCTTGTATTACTTACTCCAGCGATTTCCCTCCAAGTTCCTGGAAGATTCAAGTGTAATGGGGATGATTGTAAGTACTATTTTAAGCATTCTAAAATCCTTAGCTTTTTCAAGGGATTGTTATGTGTCTGCTGGGGTGAGTTTCTGTGCTTCTTTGCAAGTTTGTCTCAACTCGGAAGAACTTGGGGTGCTCATCTTCTATGGAATTTTTGAACAAACTAACCACATTTCATGTTTGAAGTACGAGAATGAATTTAGGAATGCTGTTGCGAAGGTTCCTTATCAAGCGAATGTCTGCGctgaaattcaaactttttcaATGTTGAGTAGACTCTGCTTGATCAGGGGGATTCTGACAGCAATTCCAAGGCCTGTGCTCAACATACCATTTTCTATGATAGAAGGAGATTTGAATGGCCATCCAGGTTGTCCATATAGCGGTAACTCTGTCAAAACGATACTCTATGATGCCATTTTGCCTGAGCTATGTAACTACTGTGAAAATCCTACCGACAGCCATTTTAACTTTCATTCATTGACTGTGCTGCAGATTTGTTTGCAACAAATAAAAACCTCCTTAGTTAGTAATCTTACTGATACATCCTGTAGTTATGATCCACTCCCTGAGGAGATGGGAAGTCGAATACTAAGAATTATGTGGACTAACTTGGAAGATCCTTTGAGTCAAACTGTTAAACAAGTGCATCTCATTTTTGATCTATTTTTAGAGATTCAATCGTCACTATGCTGGTCAGAGGGTAGCGAGAAAACGAAGTCGTACTTGCGAAAAATTGCTTTTGATCTTCTTCATTTGGGTTCTCGCTGTAAAGGAAGATATGTTCCTTTAGCTTCTTTGACCAAGAGGTTGGGTGCAAAGGCATTGTTAGATATGAGTCCTTCTCTGCTATCTGATACTGTACAAGCATACattgatgatgatgtgtgCTGTGCTGCCACTTCTTTTCTGAAGTGTTTCCTTGAGCACCTGCGGGATGAGTGCTGGAGTAGTGATGGTATTGAAGGTGGGTATGCACTTTACAGAGGCCGTTGCTTGCCACCCGTTCTTCGTGGACTTGGTTCTGGGATATCAAAGCTTCGATCAAATTTAAACACTTATGCTCTTCCAGTATTGTTTGAAATTGACATAGATAGTATATTTCCTATGCTTGCGTTTATCTCAGTCTGGCCTAGCGCGTGTGACAATGGAGTTCTCTATCCTGGTAATAATGAAGGTAGTATGGAACTGAGAGTTGAACAGAAAGTtgccatttttatttcattgttCAAAGTATCTCGTTCACTTGCTTTAATTGAAGGAGACATTGATTGGCTAGAAAAACGTAGCTTAGAACAGCGATTTTCCCATGAAATAGAATATTTTGGTTGTCATGCTCTTGTTTTCATCAAGGGAGTAAAGGTCGAAATCCTTGTTGAGTGGCTTGTATTAGCGTTGACACACGTTGACGAGTCACTACGTGTGGATGCTGcagaatttattttcttaaatccTAAAACTTCTAGTCTTCCATCTCATTTAGAACTTACTTTGTTGAAGAAAGCAATACCATTGAACATGAGGTGTTCCTCTACAGCTTTCCAGATGAAATGGACTAGCTTGTTTAGAAAGTTTTTTTCTCGAGTACGAACAGCTTTGGAGAGACAATTCAAGCAGGGTAGTTGGATACCACGTGCTTCTTCTAATCGTGAAAACTATCTGTCAAATGGAAATGAGCAAACTATAGCTGGTCGAGCGGATGATCTTTTTCGTTTTATGAAGTGGTTGAGTTGCTTTCTGTTTTTCTCCTGTTATCCTTCTGCACCCTATAGGAGAAAAATTATGGCGATGGATCTATTTCTAGTAATGCTTAATGTTTGGTCAGTTGTtccttcaaaagaaaagtctTGTGATACTCTTCTCCTTCCCTATAACGAAGGAATTACTTTACCTGATTCAGTTCTTTTGTTAGTTGGATCAATAATTGATAGTTGGGATAGTCTGAGAGAAAGTTCTTTCCGTATATTGCTTCACTTTCCAACTCCACTTCCTGGCATTTCTAGTGAACATATGGTGGGAGAAGTAATCACATGGGCGAAAAAGTTAGTTTGCAGCTCCCGTGTCCGAGAAAGTGACGCTGGAGCACTAACATTAAGGCTCGTATTCAGAAAGTATGTTTTGGATTTAGGCTGGATAGTCAGAGCTTCAGGTGATGTTGTTTGCTTAGATTCCGATTCCGTGCATAAATTACCAAATGTGGGTGCGGAGATATTCAGATCAAACCATCCAGTGGCAGAGTATTTGAAATCCTTAATTGATTGGTTGAATATCTCTGTAACTGAGGGAGAGAGGAATCTCGCTGAAGGCTGCAAAAACAGCTTTGTTCATGGTGTGTTGCTCGCTTTGCGCTATACTTTTGAAGAGTTGGATTGGAGTTCAGATATCGTGCTCTCTAGTCTCTCAGAGATAAGAAGTCTACTGGAAAAGCTTTTGGAGCTTGTGATGCGAATAACTTCCCTGGCACTCGGCGTGGTTTCAGCAGATGCCTGGTACCTTCCGGAGGACATGGACGACATGGACGATGATGATGCCTTTCTGTTGGATGTTCCAGATGAGGCTGATGCATCCACGTCGTTGTCAGAACTGGAAGATAATAAGGAAAAAACTACAGTAAATTCAAGAACATCAGAACAGATTGTGATGGTTGGCTGTTGGCTTGCCATGAAAGAG GTTAGTCTTCTTTTAGGAACAATCACAAGGAAAGTGCCTTTGCCTGCTGCTTCTGATTCAGTTGAATCTGATCCAAATGCTTCCATTATATTAAAACACGATGAAGTACTCGATTTGAGACAACTTAAAGTGATTGGAGACCACTTTTTGGAAgttcttttgaaaatgaaacacaatGGTGCGATCGATAAGACAAGGGCCGGATTTACTGCTCTTTGCAACCGTTTACTTTGTTCAAATGACCAAAg ACTTTGTAAGTTAACAGAATCCTGGATGGATCAGCTAATGGAAAGAATGGCCGCAAATGGTCAGACAGTCGACGATTTATTGAGGAGAAGCGCTGGTATTCCAGCTGCCTTTATTGCTCTATTTCTAGCAGAGCCAGAAGGTTCCCCTAAGAAGCTTCTACCAAGAGCTCTCAAGTGGCTCATAGATGTTGCTGAGAGGTTGTTGCAGAATCCGATTGATTCGGACTGTAAAAACAGAAACTTCTCCGAGTTACCATCCGCAGAGTTAGGCCAAGACACAGAGTCTGTGTTGCCCCATGAGACTTATGCAAGTGAAAAAACCTCTAAAATTCGAGATGAAGGCGTCATTCCAACAGTTCATGCATTCAATGTCCTTAGAGCCTCTTTCAATGATGCCAACCTAGCAACTGATACTTCTGGTTTCTCTGCTCAGGCTATAATTGTTTCTATTCGCgcattctcttcttcttacTGGGAGGTGCGTAATAGTGCTTGCTTGGCATACACTGCTTTAGTTCGGCGGATGGTAGGATTTCTCAATGTTCACAAACGAGAATCAGCTCGTCGAGCTTTAACTGGACTTGAATTTTTTCACAG GTATCCAGCATTGCATCGATTTCTATTGGATGAACTGAAAGTGGCTACTGATTCTCTTGATGATGGCCGTTCTGGAAATGCAGAATCCAATCTAGCAAAAGTTGTGCACCCAAGCTTGTGTCCTGTGTTAATTCTTCTATCCAGGCTTAAGCCTTCTACAATTGTAAGTGAAGCTGGGGATGACCTGGATCCATTTCTCTTCATGCCGTTCATCAGGAAGTGCTCGTCTCAAAGCAATCTACGAATTCGTGTTCTTGCATCGAGAGCATTAACAGGCCTGGTTTCCAATGAGAACTTACCATCAGTCATCCTCAATATAGCATCTGGGTTGCCTGTTGATGACAACACAATCATGGCTCCCGAATTGAGCACAGTCTTAGATGTGACTGCAACGACTCAACGTTCTTCGTATAATAAGATCCATGGAATCTTGTTGCAGTTGATTTCTCTTTTGGATACAAATTGTAGAAATCTAGCAGATATTTCGAAGAAAATCCAGATTCTTAATGACTTGGTCGAGGTCCTTGGACATTGCTCTTGGATGGCTAAGCGTAGACATTGCTCTTGCCCAATTCTTGGTACGTCTTTCTTACGAGTCCTTGGGCACATGCTGAGTATTGTTAGAACATGCCCAAGAAGCAAAAGTTTGTATATCATCCGCAACCTGCTTCTGGATCTATCTACTGAGTGCTTAGACATGGAAACCTACCACAAACTGTCATTTTATGATCCAACATTGGCAGAACTTCGGCAACAAGCAGCTATTTGCTACTTCAATTGTGTGCTTCAACcatttgatgaagaagattaTGCAGCTATTCAGAAGTCACAAAGATCTGAGTCTGATGAAGATGTGCCAGCCACTCTAATAAATTATCCTTTTCGACAACTTCAAGAAAGACTAATCCGCTCGTTACAAGATCCATGCTATGAAGTTCGACTTTCGACGTTGAAATGGCTGTTTAAATTTCTGAAATCAACAGAATATTCTGATGGGTTCAATGACTTGAGTAGTCATGAGATTAGGACTGTTGATCAGTGGACTAAAACCAACCTCCAAGCCTTGCTTACAGAGCTTTTGTCATTGGAGAAGAATTACAGATGCCTATACTACATTTTAAAGAATCTTTTCGCTTGGAATATGTCTCAGTTTCAGAAGTTTGGCAATGTGGAATGCACTGAAGAGGTAGTTTATATTGGTAAGATGGACTGTGGTTCTGTTCTGCAGTTTTGGGATAAGTTGATTTCCTTGTATAAGCATACGAAACATGCGAAAACTCGGGAAACTACCCTTCGCTGCATGGGAACGTGCATAAAACGCTGCGCGGTGCTGTATTCTGCCTCCATTGTTTCTGATGCCATGATGGGAGAGTCTCCAAAAGATAGAACATCAAATAACTTGGAGGAATTCCAGTCCTGTATTACCCTATTCACTGACCTGATAAGGCAACATAGTGCTGCATCAGAGCCAGTAAATATGCGCACGGCCGCTGCAGATTCTATTATAGCCTCAGGTTTGCTAGAACAAGCTGAAATCTTTGGTGATTATATGTTTGATAACCAAATCCCTCAGGAGACTTCGAACTCCCATTTTGAACAGAGAGATTATGTGAATATGTATGCTCATCAAATCCTTAATATATGGTCTACCTGTATTATGCTTTTGGAGGATGAAGACGACGAGATTCGGAAAAGCCTCGCAGCTGACGTCCAGAAGTGTTTTAGCTCGGAAAGAACTACGACAAGCTCCGATGCTCGGACCCAAGTGGAGCAAGTTATTGGATCAAGTTTTGAGTACCTGTCATCTATATTCGGCCATTGGGTTCGGTACTTCGATTACCTTGCAAACTGGGTATTGAACACAGCAAATTATGCCGCATCGCCAGCCGACCCAGTTAGAAGAGTGTTCGACAAGGAAATCGATAATCATCACGAAGAGAAGTTATTGATCAGTCAGACCTGTTGTTTACATTTGGAAAAGCTTTCAAGATCTAAACTAGTTGCTTTATGGGACACCCAATGGTTCATAAACTatttggttgggttgagaAAGAGATTTTTCCATCAGctgataaaattttcaaatgatcATATGAGCAAACATGGTGGATTTGATTGGATAGGTGGTGCAGGCAACCACAAAGATGCATTTCTTCCACTTTATGGAAATTTGCTTGGCTTCTATTCCATTTCAAACTGTATGATAAATGGCAAAACCCAGATTATTACGAAGCCTCTCGACACCGAGGTCGTCGAAATCGGTAAGATTATTAACCCGTTTCTTAGGAACCCTCTGATATCTAACCTGTATTTGTTAGTGATTAGAATACACAAAGAAGCCATAGATGTTAATAGAGATCACAAGATCCCAGAACTTGAACATGAGGGAATCTGGGAAGGTTTTGATCCATATTTTCTTCTCAGATAA